A segment of the Streptomyces sp. ITFR-21 genome:
CTCGCCGGAGACGGCCGGCGGGATGACCGCGGTGGCGTCCGCGGGCGCGTCCGCCTGCCCCCACGCGGCGACATCGGTAGGCGCCATGGAGTTCGGCGCGCCGCTGCCGGTGAGGGGCACGTTGTAGACGATGCTGGTGGTGGCGGTGCCGCCGTCGGTCACGCTGGCGCTGCCCGGGGTCAGGGTGGGGCGTGAAGCCGTGACCAGCATGCCGTCGCCGGCCGTCGCGGCGGAGCCGACCCTGTCGTAGGTGAATGTCCAGGGCAGCTGGCCGGGGTCGGCCTGGGTGGCGATCCGGCCGGCGCTGTCGTAGGTGTAGACGGTCTTGAGGCTGGGGCTGATCCTCGGGTCCCACGCCTGCCGCAGCTGCCCGGCGTTGTCGTAGAGGTACTGCTCCACCGTGGTTCCCGTGGACGCGGACGCGCCGGGGGCGGTGGACCACTCGCGGATCTGCTGCACCTGCCCGGCGATGTTGCCGAACGCGGTAGCGGTCGCGGTCGTGGTCGCGGCGTAGACGTACTCCAGGACCCGGCAGCCCCTGGTCGCCGGGCTGGTCTGGCAGGCCGACGCCGCCACCGCGCTGGTGGGGGCGATCACGTACTTCGGACGGCTCTGCCCCGCGGCCGCCACGGGGTCGGGCACCACGGTGGTGGTGGAATTGTCGGTGGCCAGCTTGGTGGTGGACACCTGCCACGTGGTGCCACCGGCCGGCTTGGTGAAGGTGGTGGTGGTGCCGTCGGTGTCGGTCAGCGTCAGCGTGCTGCCGCCGATTGCCCCGGTCAGGGTGAGGTCCTCCGAGCCCGGCTCGGGCGTCCACGTCCCGGCTGCCGCGTTTTTGACGGTGAATCCGGTCGGGTCGCCGTCGACGTCGACCAGCGCGACGGAGGTGGTTGAGGTGGGTGGGGTGGGGTGGATGTAGGACCAGTCGGAGCCGGTGATCTCCGCGGTGGTGCCCGCGGTCCACTGCGGTCCGAAGATCGCCGCCTGACCGGCTTGTGCGGCCCCGTTGGCCGGACGCCGCGACGACGCAGTACGCGTAACCGTCATGTCGAAGGCGGAGGCGTCGGTGGCACTCAGCGTGGCGTCACCGGTCAGGGCGTTCACCGACGCGGGACCCGCGTCCACCGTGGGTGCCTGGCCGGCATTGCGGTCAACAGTGACCGTGCTGGGCAGGGAGTTGCCGCTGGTGGTCCCGTCGGTGAACACCGCCCGGACATCCACCGGCCCGTCGGGCAGGCTGGTGGTGATGTTCCATGTCAGACCGGGCGGGACACCGGCCGGGGCGGCCAGCGGCCACGCGGCCACGGCCGCACCGGTGGTGGTGACGGTCACGTCGGCGGTGGGGACGGGCTTCCAGGTGGGGTCGGCGGCGCCGAACCGGTACTGGTAGGTCACCCCGGTGTAGCCCTTGGCCGGGTCGGAGGACGCGGTCAGGCTCACCCGCCGGGCCGGCCGGTCACCGGCACCCGGACTGTTCAAAGAGGCCCCGGAGCCGGCGTAGAAGACGTACGAGGTCAGCGCGGATATGTTGCCGGCCTTGTCGTGGCTGGTGGCATAGAGCGTGTGCTTGCCCTGCCCGAAGCTGAGGGTCTGCGTCACCGGCGCGCCGGTGGTGGCCTGGGTCGGCAACGCGGTGTCGTCCAGCTTCGACACCACCGAGGCCACGTCCGAGGCGGGCGGGGTGAAGGTGAAGGACCCCGAGAACTGGTTGTTCGCGTCAGGCGCGCCGGACCAGGCACCGGCCGGGAAGTCGGAGGATGCCACCGCGGTGACCGCGGGTGGGGCGGTGTCGACGGTGAAGGTGTTCCAGGCTGGCCAGGTGGCACTGCTGTCCGTGCCGTCCCGTGCCAGGGCCCGCCACTTGTAGCTGCCCTGCGCCAGCGCGGGGGCGGTCCACGACGCGGTAGACCCCTGCGAGACCGGCGGCGCGTCACCGTTGCTGATCATGGTGGTGCCGGCGGAGTTCCACACCTCGAAGTGCAGGGTCAGTTGGCCGCCGTCGGCGTCGGTGGCCTTTGCCTGCAGCGTCGGCGTGGTGTCATTGGTGGCTGCGCCGTTGACCAGGGCCACCAAGGTGGCCTGGCTGGGGATGGAGTTGTAGTTGACCACCAGCTTCGGCGCGAACCCGGCCGTGGTGTAGTTCGCCGAGCGGAACCTACGCCAGGTCGTCGGATCGGTCTCGTCCGCGGAGCGGACCTGGATGCCGTCGTTGGCAGCGCCGTTGGCCCAGTCCTGCACCATGCCGGTCAGCGTCCAGTTCGACCAGTTCGCCGGACACGAAGAGTCAAATCCCCAGTGACCGGTGTTGGACGCCATGTTCGTCGTCGTGGTCGAGGGCTGCGTGCCCCAGGTGATCGAGGTGGTGTCCAGGGCAGAGGTGATCCGCCGCGCCTGCGTCGGAGCACCGGTCGTCGCGCAGGTCGCGGAGTAGTACGAGTACAGCGACATCGTCGCGCCGGTGATGTGCTTGCCCCCGAACTTCGAGACGTCGAACTTCAGGTACGAGCGGGCCACGTCGGTGCCGGTGTCGTAAGTGCCCGACTTCAGCTCTTCCGAACTCAGCTGCGTGTCCGGGTAGTCCGGGGTCTGTACCCACGTGTCCGTGGTCACCGCCAGAGTGGACGACGGGTCGATCATCACCGGATACGTCAGACCCTGCGCGAAGAACCCGGGGTCCGGGGTCAGCACCAGCGTCGTCGACCCGTCAGTGCCGGTATCGATACTGGTCGCGACCTCCGCCTGATGGGCAGGCTCGCCCGACGCAGGATTGAGGGAGGAGTCCCACATGTGCGGGGCCGCGGCCTCCACGACCAGCTTCCCGGCCGGGTCCTTCAGCAACAGCTGGCCTGTGCCGGGATCCTTCGTCAGGGACAGGCCCTTCAGCGTCAGCGGAATCCGGTACGACACCGGCGCCACCGGTGCGGACGCCAGCACCACCGACTGCTCAAAACCCTGCGCCAGAGCCCGCACCGTCAACAACGCGCCGCCACCCATGGCATATGTCGCGGTGTTCCCGTCCACCTGCGGCGGCGGCAGCATGCCCGACCACTGCAGTCCGAACGACTTCGACCCGTCCGTCACCGACGCCAGATCCGTATCCCCGCCACCGGACACCGCCACATCCGCCGCCGCCTGAGCCGGCTTGAAGTCCGCACCGGCATCCACCAGATCGGTGTCGATGTCCTTCCACGAACCATCAGCCTGCTTCACCCGCACCGGACCCGCGTACGCCTCCGTGCTCATCGAGCCATCGGCCTCGACGAACGTCGAGGAGTCCGCGGTCCGCTCCGACAGTGCCTCGATCCGCCGCCCCTGCAACCGCGCCATCAACCGCGCCGACGCCACATCCGACGCCTCAGCAGGACCCAACGCCGCCGCATGCCCCGGCACCACAGCCGGTGCCTGCGCCGGGGCCGCGGCAACCGCTACACCGGACTCCCCCACCACGGTGGCAGCCCCGACAGCCAGAGCCATCACCACCACACCCGACACCCGCCGCAACCACCACGACGACACCAACCCCGAACGTCTGCCCGGCACACGACGCCGGGCAACCCCCCACCTACCAACCACAAGAACCCCCTCGGCAGTTGAAAAACTCACAACTCGAACGAGGGATCTTCACACAGCCAACACACAGAACGGAACGGGTATGAATGCCCCCAAGTCACCCGGCATCCAACGGGGTAAACGAGGGGTCAAAGTCCGGCATGGACTTCGTTCCCATATGAGAGGAACAAGTCAACTTAACCGCAATAAAACAGGCACCGCCTGTGCTACCTCAGCATCGAAACCTGATACGAACGTGATCAATGACACACTCGGTGACGGCAGAACCACTGCCAACGTGCAACTCTTCAGCGCTCTCCGCCCGAACTTTCCTCAACCACAGAACACACGCCCCGACGAACATGCGGAGGCACCGAAGCCGCACAGCGGCACCCCGAAGGGCCACACCCGATGCAGTTGCGTCCCCGGCCGGGTCAGCGCGGTGCGGAAGAGATCCCGGGCCCGCTGCCGGAAGGTTCAGTACGGGGAGGCGAAGGAGTTTCCGTGAGGCGGTCCAGTCGCTCGTACAGCGCCCGCACCAGCCGCGCGCGGTCCTGGACGCACGCCGCTGATCCCTGCGCCGGCACGGACAGCCGCCGCTCGGTCTCCCGCAGGACGACCTCAGCCAGGGCCTGGCGGCCGTCGTGGTGCGCCAGTCGGGCGGCGCGGCGCTGGACGTCGGCGGCCACGGCGCGGGCGTGGCCGGTCAGTTGCAGGGTGATCTGCTCGCAGTCGCAGCGCGCGAGGTCCGGGGTGGTCCACGCCAGCACGGCGGTGACGAGCGCCTCGTACGGGGCGCGGTCGAAGGGGAGGCCGGCCTCGATCAGGCCCGCTGGGTCGCACAGGACGGTGCGCGGCCTGCTCATGGGTGTCCTGCTGCGTCACCGTGGCCGCCGGCTGTACCGCCGCCGTTGGGTTCGGTGATGCCTTCGAGAAAGCGGGCGAACCCCCGGTCGGCGAGGGCCAGCAGGACCGGGGAGGGAACGCCCTAGTAGACTGTCGCTGCTAATTTTTGGGATACAGGTGGCGCAGTTTGGTGCGTGCGTCGTGGGCGGTGAATTGCCAGTCCACCTGGCGTTGGTTGGTGTTGGTGGTGTTCTGCCAGGCGGAGAGTTCGGTGTTTAGTATGTCGAGGTCTGCGATCCGGCGGTCGAGGCATTGCCGGGTCAGCGCGGAGAGTTCGATCTCGGCGATGTTGAGCCAGGACCCGTGTTTGGGTGTGTGGTGGATCTCGAGGCGTTGGGCCAGGGCGAAGGCCTCTTGTGGTGCGAATGCCTCGTACAGTGAGGCGATGCCGTGGGTGTTGAGGTTGTCCATCACCAGCACCACGGTTTCAGCGTCGGGGTAGTCCACGGTCAGTAACTGTTTGACCTGGCCGGCCCAGTCGGTCCGGGTCCGCTGCGGCAGTGCGTGCACTCGACGCCACCCGCGCAGGGGCTCGACCCACACGAAGACCGAGCAGGTGCCACAGCGGATGTACTCGCTGTCCTGGCAGGCGTCGTGGCCGGGTCGGGCCGGGAACGGGTCGCGGGCATGGGCGAGGAGCTGGCAGGGCTTCTCGTCCATGCACACCACCGGACGCGCCGGATCGTAGGGCCGGGCGTAGACGGCCAGCACGTCTTCCATCCGGGCCGCAAACTCCGCGTTCGCCTTCGGCGGGATGGTCCAGCACTTCCTCAGATGAGGACGCAGCCTCGTTTTTTTAAGACCCGCCCGATGGTGGAGTGGTCCAGATCGGGGATGTCCCCGACCAGCGCGACGTGCTTCTCCAGCAGCCGCAGCGACCAGCGGGCATAACCCTGGGGCGGCGGCGAGCAGGCCATCGCAATCAGCCGGGCCTCTACCTCACCGGTCACCGGGGAGGCCACCGGCGGCAGGTCACGCTGCTTCCGCGCGATCGTGGCGTGGACATCGCCACCGGTCTCGGCGAACCGCCTGGCAACCAGCCGGATCGTCTCTCCCGACACTCCGAGCCGGGCAGCGATCTCCTCTTTCGGGTCGACCACACCCACCGAGGTGTCCAGCGCCAGCAGCACCCGGGCCCTGCGGATCATCGAGGCAGGATGCACTCCCGTCCTGGTCACCCGAACCAACTCTTCACGATCCGCCACGTTCAACGTGACCGGACGCTTCTTCTCCGAAGGCACGACAGCCATCCTGTCCGGCAGAGGCAGGGAAATCCGCCGGACACCAATCTCCCACCCGACACACCGAAACTAAGCAGCGACAAGCTACTAGATACCCAGGTCAGCACATCACTCATCTAGCCTCCCTGTTTCGGTTGGGGTGGGTTGAGCTGGGCTGATCCCTCCTTATCGGTGGTCGTCGCGGTTTGTGTGGGGTGGGTATGGCTTTGGCCCGACGCTGGGTCGGGTGCTCCAGGGTTCCTCGGGTCGTAGGTGAACAGGGCTGGGCCATGGGTCAGGTGGCTGGTCTGGGCAGTGCCGCGAGGTGCGTGAATGCCTTGGTCAGCTCATTTCGCCAGGGCCAGGTAGCGGCGATCCGCAGGTGGAGGCGTCGTCCTCCGCGGGTGAGGCGGGCTGCTGCGTGCAGCAGGCGGTAGCGGAGTTTCTTCGGCTCGGCTGTGGCCAACTCGCCGTCCAGCAGGAGGGTCTGGGTCCAGGCGAGCAGGTCGATGGCGGTCAGGGCCAGCTCCAGCCACGCGGTGTTGATGGCGAAGTGGCGGGAGGGGAAGCGACCGAAGCCGGTGGTCTTGCCGCAGCGGATGCGGTCCTCGACGCGGGCATGTCCGCGGTGGCGGACCTCCAGAAACTGCAGCGAGCCTTCGCCGACGGGAGTGTCGGTGAGGAACGCCTGGTGGCGCATGCCCTCGTCGAGGTCGAA
Coding sequences within it:
- a CDS encoding helix-turn-helix domain-containing protein is translated as MIRRARVLLALDTSVGVVDPKEEIAARLGVSGETIRLVARRFAETGGDVHATIARKQRDLPPVASPVTGEVEARLIAMACSPPPQGYARWSLRLLEKHVALVGDIPDLDHSTIGRVLKKRGCVLI
- a CDS encoding IS630 family transposase; protein product: MVAAAAGEARRAGRGHPRSGPLHHRAGLKKTRLRPHLRKCWTIPPKANAEFAARMEDVLAVYARPYDPARPVVCMDEKPCQLLAHARDPFPARPGHDACQDSEYIRCGTCSVFVWVEPLRGWRRVHALPQRTRTDWAGQVKQLLTVDYPDAETVVLVMDNLNTHGIASLYEAFAPQEAFALAQRLEIHHTPKHGSWLNIAEIELSALTRQCLDRRIADLDILNTELSAWQNTTNTNQRQVDWQFTAHDARTKLRHLYPKN
- a CDS encoding DNRLRE domain-containing protein, which codes for MARLQGRRIEALSERTADSSTFVEADGSMSTEAYAGPVRVKQADGSWKDIDTDLVDAGADFKPAQAAADVAVSGGGDTDLASVTDGSKSFGLQWSGMLPPPQVDGNTATYAMGGGALLTVRALAQGFEQSVVLASAPVAPVSYRIPLTLKGLSLTKDPGTGQLLLKDPAGKLVVEAAAPHMWDSSLNPASGEPAHQAEVATSIDTGTDGSTTLVLTPDPGFFAQGLTYPVMIDPSSTLAVTTDTWVQTPDYPDTQLSSEELKSGTYDTGTDVARSYLKFDVSKFGGKHITGATMSLYSYYSATCATTGAPTQARRITSALDTTSITWGTQPSTTTTNMASNTGHWGFDSSCPANWSNWTLTGMVQDWANGAANDGIQVRSADETDPTTWRRFRSANYTTAGFAPKLVVNYNSIPSQATLVALVNGAATNDTTPTLQAKATDADGGQLTLHFEVWNSAGTTMISNGDAPPVSQGSTASWTAPALAQGSYKWRALARDGTDSSATWPAWNTFTVDTAPPAVTAVASSDFPAGAWSGAPDANNQFSGSFTFTPPASDVASVVSKLDDTALPTQATTGAPVTQTLSFGQGKHTLYATSHDKAGNISALTSYVFYAGSGASLNSPGAGDRPARRVSLTASSDPAKGYTGVTYQYRFGAADPTWKPVPTADVTVTTTGAAVAAWPLAAPAGVPPGLTWNITTSLPDGPVDVRAVFTDGTTSGNSLPSTVTVDRNAGQAPTVDAGPASVNALTGDATLSATDASAFDMTVTRTASSRRPANGAAQAGQAAIFGPQWTAGTTAEITGSDWSYIHPTPPTSTTSVALVDVDGDPTGFTVKNAAAGTWTPEPGSEDLTLTGAIGGSTLTLTDTDGTTTTFTKPAGGTTWQVSTTKLATDNSTTTVVPDPVAAAGQSRPKYVIAPTSAVAASACQTSPATRGCRVLEYVYAATTTATATAFGNIAGQVQQIREWSTAPGASASTGTTVEQYLYDNAGQLRQAWDPRISPSLKTVYTYDSAGRIATQADPGQLPWTFTYDRVGSAATAGDGMLVTASRPTLTPGSASVTDGGTATTSIVYNVPLTGSGAPNSMAPTDVAAWGQADAPADATAVIPPAVSGETTPASHDGTALTAADYLQATVTYTDGSGREVNTATPGGHITTTEYDRYGNTVRELTAANRELALSTTGTGLAELQQLGIDGLSTADRAQALSTTSVFNTSSVAADAGTDKDTDPATTGQRELEEYGPLHTVTLAGILHAAAGGTDLPAGSVVPARRHTITAYDQGRPTDGTATTNNQATTVTTGADVFQTGSDDAYPSNADQRVSTTGYDWVKGLPTQTVTDLAGLNLVKTTSYDSQGRVIKTTLPKSNGTDAGATVTTYWSATGTGACNGRPEWADLVCSTGPAGAITGGGSNPTQLPTTTTEYDAWGNTAHVTKVANGTTLTTTTTYDGAGRVITVAVTGGTGTAVPDTNTTYDPANGQVATTTAGGHTITQAYDVLGRQISYNDGAGNTATTWYDARDRPTKTTDSAPSTTTYTYDTTTDPRGLETSRTDSIAGTFTATYDPDGNLAAETLPGGYTLATTTDETGADTSRTYTRTSDGLTVAEDTAGDTVNDQQATHASDTGEQAYAYDAAGRLTSVDDAQSDATTHRAYAFDNNTNRTGLTTTTDNPDGTAGTPATTTYTYDSADRLTITGTVYDAFGRTTTQATGATIGYYTNDLVHQQTSAGGTSRQTWTLDAAQRLASWTTETNTTGTWTQTGTKTNHYGSDTDSPDWTAEDTAGTITREVQGPDGDLDATTTATGGTILQLTDLHGEVSVQLPLDSSQAPVALAYDEFGNPESGTFAARYGWLGGKQRSSETITGATLMGVRLYDPTTGRFLSTDPIPGGNANAYDYCTADPINCLDLTGKGSWVLRKTFKLNKKTAIAVAKRLIKGGGVAAVLQDIAGVVLPGWAVHALYYLGVSAAGLGAAILAHVGKKGIKVRIGIYKPYRWIPWAYFRIQFTKLK
- a CDS encoding restriction endonuclease, whose translation is MSRPRTVLCDPAGLIEAGLPFDRAPYEALVTAVLAWTTPDLARCDCEQITLQLTGHARAVAADVQRRAARLAHHDGRQALAEVVLRETERRLSVPAQGSAACVQDRARLVRALYERLDRLTETPSPPRTEPSGSGPGISSAPR